The segment GCCCCGGCGGCAAGCCAGGCGAAGAAACGCTCAAGCGCGCACACAAAACGATCCAGGTCGTCACCGATCATATCGAGCGGATGCGCTTCAACACCGCACTCGCGGCGCTGATGGATCAGCTCAATTACCTGGCAAAGCTCAAGCCCGCGGAGATGGGCCGTTTCGCCGCGGAGACCTTTGTGCTGATGCTCGCGCCGATGGCGCCGCACGTCACCGAGGAAATGTGGCAGGCGCTCGGCCACGATGCGTCGGTTCATCTGGAGGCGTGGCCGAAGTTCGATCCGAAGCTCGTGCGCGACGAGACGGTAACCGTCGTCGTGCAGGTTAACGGCAAGGTTCGCGATCGCCTAGTGGTCGTCGCGGGCGCTTCGGAAGCCGACGTGCGAGAACTCGCGCTCAAGAGCGAGGCCGTCGCGCGCCACCTCGCCGGCAAGACGCCGACCAAGTTCATATTTGTAAAAGACAAGATGCTCAGCATCGTCGCGTAGCCGCGCCGAATCGTGGCACTGGTTCAGTTTGCAGGCCCGATAAGCCGAAAGGGCTCGGAAGAGCAATTCGGGAGTATGTACTTGACGCAATTTTGCCGGACCGGGCCGGACCAGTGCGGACGAGGCCGGACGGAGACCGGCCCGAAGGCGAAAGCGGGACCATCTATGCCCGCTTTCCGATGAAAATCTGAAAGCCAACTTTGGACCGGCGCTCTAGGTGGGCCGCTATCCCGGCATATTTCTCAAGAACGCTTTTGATCAGGAAGGCGCGGGTGTCGTCGGTGGGAGCGTCTATGCGCAAACCAGAGGCCAAGGGATATGAGTATTGCCGCGCTTCAAAGGTTGCCAGTCCGTTTGTTGCACGTCCTAGAACATCGCACAAATCGACGGCAAATTCGGCGGGTTCGTCACCGTCAGTATAAACCACTATTTCAGGTTCCGGGAAGAAAGGTTTGAGCGCATCCGCCATTGCCACCCGCTGAGGTGGGTTCAGGCGGGGCCATTTATCCACATTCCTGACACGTTCTTTGTCCCACGCAGTAAGCCCGGATATGAAGAGAACGACTAGTAATGCCGCCAAGACGCCGATAGTGGTGCCTGCTGCTGTCCCCGAACCGGCTGCGTGCCCGATTATGTAGCCGAACACTCCAGAGAGGCTGATCCCACCGATTGCGAAGACTAAGAACCAGATCATTCGGCGGGGCTGTAATGCCTTCATATACTCAATAACGCGCATGGTGGACCGAAACTTAGAGCCGTCGGGCCGTTCGCGTCAAGAATACTATTGCACGCCGCAGGCGTGCCCTCTCGAATGAACTTTCAAACCTTTTGTAAAAACTTTGAGCCATGTCCTATCGGACGCGGTAAGGCCGACCGGATCGCGTTGTGCCAAAATCACAAATACACCCGATAACCCGTCCCAGTGTTGCGGCTCCCCGTACTTTCCCTTGATGGGCTTGCGCATAACGCGCCCGCCCCACTTTTTCAGAGACGCGGAGCTTTTGCGCCCGTTGCATTTGTTGCAGGCGGTCGCAAGATTATCTTCGCTGTTGGCTCCGCCGGTTGAATAGGCTTCGACGTGATCGATCACCGCTCCCAATTCGTCGAGCAGCGGAGCGCCCGCGCGCGTCCAATGCGCGTGATAGTACGACAGCGGCGCACCATTCCGCGCCAATCTAACGTCGCGCTCAATCAGGCGCATAACTGGCGCGAAGATGACGGGCCGATTGCACCATCGACAAACCCAGCGGTCGCGCCGGAAGATGGATAACTGCAATTCTTTCGGTATTGGCGGTCGTGACTTGCCCATAGATTGCCCGGCGTTTACCCCTTCCCCAATTCAGAGCCCGTCCGCTTCGACATCATCGGCCACTACCTCGCGCCTTGCAGCGTCTTGGCAAATTAGCCGCCATTCCTTCCGCGCACTCTCCGCTTCTGGCACCGACATTTTGACCGTAAAGACTAATGTTCCATATGCAGATGCGCCTTGCGGCAGAGGCGTTTTCTGCGGATCGATTGGACTCTCGTTATCGAGAAAAAAAGTTCGCTCCGATGCCCTAGCGAGTTTGCGCTTGCCGATATAGAAGAGCCAATCAGTTGCGACCGTCGGCGGTCCCCCATTACGAAGATCAACGTCAAATCGGATTGTGCTAAAGTTTGCGACGTTCGATGGAGAACAACGGGTTTGCCTGATTCGTGCATAAAGGGGCGATTTATTTCTGACGTATTCTTCTCTCCAAGTTAAAAAACCGGCGAAGAACAGCCCGAAAATTCCGAGCGACAAAACGGCTACCTGTGCGTACCCCGCATATGGCGCTATGAAATTCGTGGCCTTTGAATACCAATTGGGCGAGAAGAGGCGTGCCACCTCGGGGATAGCGGTCACAAACGAATAGCTGGAAAGCCATTTCATACCGACCGCCCTGAGGTATTTTCCCAAATCACGAAGCATAGGACCGATCCGTCGCATTTCGCCGAACGGACTTGCCTATTTTGACAAGACTCGCCCCAACATAACCAGATGCTCGGTTTTGTTTTTGGGACAGACTCCGGCACGCCCAAACCTGTCATGGTCTCTGAAGAACATTCGGGGCCGGAGCGCTATCAACGCCCCAGCCCCCACCAAACGGAATTGAGGTCCGAATGGCAATCAAACTCTCAGCATGGCGTTGGCAAGACACTCTCGCCCGCCCGCCACCACAAGACAATTTGTTGTTGGGTGCCGCAAGGAAATGGCTAATTTCACCGGCACCCTTCATAAGCGAATTGTACATCAACGCGGCGTGCCGAAATTGGAAGACGGGCCGATTCTGGGGATCGGTGAGCGCAAGCTCGTGCGGGTTCGATTCCCGTCGCCGCGACTATCTTGGGACTTGACGCAGATACGAAGATGCGCTATAGTTGAATCATGGCAAAAGGACAAAGAAAAGCTGGATCAGCGAAGTCGGAAATCGTGGCCGCGTTGCCAAAGGCGTGCGCGGATGATCTTGCGGCGGTCGAGTTTTTCGAGGCAAGGCGCTGGGGCGTAACTGGCCCGTGTTGCCCGCGCTGCGGCGATACCGACGTTTACAAGATGACCGACCGCAAAACCGGCCAGCGTAACAGGCGCTACCTGTGGATGTGCCAAGGCTGTAAGAAACAGTACACCGTCCGCGTCGGTACGGTTCTCGAAGAGAGTCTGATTCCATTGCGCCATTGGGCGTATGCGTTTTGGGCCGGGGCCGCGTCCAAGAAAGGCGTCTCCTCGATGCAGATTCAACGGATGACCGGGCTTAGCTACAAATCGGCGCTGTTCATGATGCATCGGGTTCGGTTCGCGATGGCGGAAGATTGGAAGGGCCAGCCGAAACTTAGCGGCATAGTCGAAACTGACGAAACCTATGTCGGCGGCAGGCCGCGCAATAAGCAGTTGCGACCGGGGCCGCGTATCGGAAAGGGTAAGAAAACTCCGGTCGTATCACTGGTCGAGCGTGGCGGCAACATCCGTTCGTTCGTAACCGTGGATGTGACGGCGGCAAATGTCGGGCGGATTCTTGCGGAGAACGTCAGCCGCGATTCTCACCTGATGACCGACAGCGCGGCAATCTATATGCGCGGCCCTGTCACCAAGCCATTTGCGCGACACGGATTCACCGATCATTCAAGGGGTCAATATGCGAAGCCGGACGGCACGCACAGCAACACGGTAGAATCCTCGTTTTCGCTGCTCAAGCGCGGCATCTACGGGACTTTTCACAATGTCAGCCGCAAACATTTGCATCGGTACGTTGCCGAGTTTGATTTCCGCTGGAATGCGCGGAAAGTAGATGACGGCGAGCGTTTGGCGCGTGCAATTCGAGGCGCGGAAGGCAAGCGGCTGCGCTACAAAGAGCCAGTGGCAACACTTCCGCCTGCTCCGATACAAGGGACGCCATTTTGAATCGACTCTATTACGGCGACAATCTCGAAGTTCTCCGCAAGGAGATCAAAGACGAATCGGTTGATCTCATTTACCTCGATCCGCCTTTCAACAGCCAAGCAACGTACAACGTCCTGTTCAAAGCGCCGACTGGCGAGCAGTCGCACGCCCAGATCGAGGCGTTCGAGGATACTTGGCACTGGGGGGAATCCGCAGAGCGCGCTTTCGATGAAGTGATGAGCAGTGGCAATACCGCCGCATCGGAACTGCTCCGCGCCTTGCGCACATCCCTCCATGAAAACGACATGATGGCCTACCTCGCGATGATGGCGATCCGCCTGTTGGAATTGCATCGCGTCTTGAAAGCAACCGGCTCGCTCTACCTGCATTGCGATCCGACCGCGAGCCATTACTTGAAAATGCTGTTGGATGGAATCTTCAACGTTTCTAACTACCGGAATGAGATCATATGGAAGCGCCGAGTTGGTATGAGCAGTGCCGTTCACGAATCGAACCGATTCGGAATATGCACCGACACGATTTTATTCTACGCGAAATCTGACAGTGCCCAGTTCCGTCCGCAGTACAACTTGGATGACCCTGATTACCAGAGGTATATTGAAGAACGGTTTACAATGGTCGATGAAAAGGGCGAACAATTTCAGCCCACAAGCCTTGTAAATCCTGCCTTTCGGCCAAATCTCATCTACGAATACAAGGGGTACAAGCCGCCACCAAACGGCTGGATGATTACCAAGGAAAAGATGACGCAATGGGATAAGGAAGGAAAAATCTACTTTCCAAAACATCCCGGCAGACGTTTGCGAAGAAAGAGCTACGCAAAAGAACTGAAAGGGATGCCGATTCAGAATCTATGGACTGACATTCCAGAAATTAACTCGCAGGCGCAAGAACGATTAGGCTACCCGACCCAGAAACCGATAGCGCTGCTCGCGCGCATCATTGAGGCGTCCAGCGACCCCGGCGATGTTGTCCTCGATCCGTTCTGCGGATGCGGTACGGCGATCCACGCTGCGCAAAAACTCAAGCGCCAATGGATCGGAATTGATGTTACTCACCTAGCTATTTCGCTGGTAGAAAAGCGGCTGAAAGATGCGTTCCCCGGAATCACGTACGAGGTTCACGGTACGCCAAAAGATTTGGACGGTGCGCGCGATCTGGCCGCTCGCGACAAGTATCAATTCCAGTGGTGGGCAGTCTCGCTCGTTAATGCGGTGCCTTTCGGCGGCAAGAAAAAAGGCGCGGACACCGGCATCGACGGGTTGATCTACTTCAAGGATTTCCGCGACGGGAAAATCACTACCGAGAAAGCCGTTGTATCCGTCAAGGGCGGCGAGAATGTAAGCGTTAGCATGATCCGGGATCTCGCCCACGTTGTGGATCGAGAAAAGGCGAAGATGGGCCTGTTTATTACGCTCGCGGAGCCGACCGACCCGATGGGGAAGGAAGCGCTCAAGGAAGGCTATTTCGAGACGAGTACCGGCGGCAAATACCTGAAACTTCAAATTTCCACGATTAAAGAACTGCTCGCGGGCAAAAGGCCCGATCTGCCATCACCCGACCCCGGCCAGTTCGCGAAGGCCGAAGTGGAGGCCAAGGAACAAGGCAAGCTTCTATGAAAAAAATCACTAAGCCCAAACGCCGCACCCCCGGTCCCGCGCCGGATGTCCTGAAAATCGAGGGCAACTGGAAGGATGCCGTTACCAAGGCGCTTCAAGCGAAGAAGCCGGCCGCCGGCTGGCCGAAGATGAAACCCCGAAGGGGTGTGACAAGTCGCCCAGTATGATATGACAGAAAGTCAGCTTTACGAATTAACTTCTGGAGGACACTCAAATGCCACAAGTTCCCAACCCATGGCACTCGATCAAGGAAAACCACTATCACGACAACACAAAGTGCGGGCCGGGCAGCGAGATTCCGAAGCATAATCAGGTTCCGGGAACCGGCGGCAAAGAGAAATGTAAGGACTGTGCGAAGCTGGATAGCGAAGGAAAATAGGCCCGACAGCTAGGGCCAGAACGTCATTTCCCAACAAGGGCCGTGCAGCTCGCCATCTTCGACGGTGTAGTAGCGGCGGAGTGTTGCCACTTTCAATCTGTGCCCTAGCGCGATTGCGACCGCTCGGAATCCTTCATGTTTCTGGCCATGGAATCGAACAGTCGGCTCAGGAAATGAGTGGCCGCGACCCCCTTGGCACGATTCAAACGTCTCGATCCCATTGTCCCAAAGAATCTTCACTGCACGGCGGATTCTGGGATCGATTAGGCGAACCCCTTTCCCCGTAAACGGAGGAGGCGCAATGCGACTATTCTTCATGGCCATAAACGGGCGCTAATTGCGTCAAGTACATACTCCCGGAGCAATTTATACCATCTGTAGTGGTTTTGGGACGGCTGCGCTCTATGGCTAGCTTTGTTCCGTCAAAAATTATTTCTGCTAAAAGCGGAGGCCGCCCGATTTCGGGCGAACCCGGCCAGTATGAGGCATCGTGACGGTTGTCCATACCGTACGCGTAGCACGCTAAATCCGCCGCGGTCAGGCTGAACAGTTCATCCCCAAACCCGGCCTGAAATCCGGGTTCAGCTTCATCGAAACTGAACGAGCGCCCAAATCGCCGCGAACCTTGATGGATGCGCGCTGCCCGTGCGATGCTTCGGGCCGATACGACGCTAGATCCTTTTCATGATCACGCAAGGAGCGACCGACATGGCCGAGGAAGTGCTCAAAGTCACACGCCATCCGAATTACGCGGTGTTGACGCTAAACCGTCCCGAAAAACGCAACGCGCTGAATCAGCCGTTGATCGAGGCGCTCAACAATGCGCTCGCCAAGTTCGAAAGCGACCGCGAAATCCGTGCGCTGCTCCTGCGTAGCGAAGGAGCAAGCTTTTGCTCGGGAATCGATCTGAAGGAAGTCGCCGAGGCCAGCGCCCCTCACAACCCGACTTCGCTCGAGGCCGTGTTCGGCCGATTGGAGCGGTTCCCGGTGCCGACCATCGCGGCTATCCAGGGCGCCGCGATCACTGGCGGACTTGAGCTGGCGCTCCATTGCGACCTTCGAATCGCGTCGGAAAACGCCAGGATGGGCATGACGCTCGGACGCGTCGGGCTGGTGGTGCCGTATGATTTCGCGCGCAAGCTGATCGAGGTTTGCGGATCGGCCAACACCGCATGGATTCTCTACAGCGCCGACCTGCTCGACGCCGAGCACGGCCGCCGCATGAATCTCGTTCACGAGGTCGTCCCTGACGCGAAGCTCGGCGAGGCGGCGACGCGGCTGGCCGAGAAGATCGCCGACAACGCGCCGCTGTCTCTGCGCGCGATGAAAGCGACGGTGCGCCGATGCATGAGCGAGAGCTTCGACGCGTGGCACGCCGATCTGTTGCAGATGGCGCGCTCGGTGCGCGACAGCCACGACGCCCGGGAAGGCGTGCGCGCGTTCCTGGAAAAGCGCAAGCCGGCCTGGAAGGCCGAGTAGCGCTCCGTTGGCACGGCGGCCAGTGAATCCGCGTGCTGCATGATGACCGGCGGCAATTTCCGCCGGCCGTGCATCGCGTCGGATGGGCGCTGAGAAATAACCGGGCCGCGTCGCGGCCCCTGAAAATCCCTCACTCCGAATGCCTGCCCAGTGCGTTGCGGATCGCGCCGGCGCTCTCCAGCAGCGTGCTCGGCAGGTTCAAGGTTCCCGCGACATTTGAATATGGATAGAGCCGCGCGTTGAGATGCGCGTGCAGGGGAATTCCCTCGCCCTGGTGAATTTCATAGTCAAGCGGCAACGGCCCGAGGATCATCAGTATTCGATGGATCGCATTTGCGAATTGGCGCATCTGGTCCGGCCTCAGATCCGATAGCAAGCCCCGATAGTTGGGCATCACGACCTCGTAGCTGCGCGGGAATCCGCCCATCGGGCTCGCATAGCTGACGACAGAGTCGGCGCGATCGATCACCAGCCCCAGGCGCTCCATCAGCGCGACGATCTCGTGCCATAGATGAGGACTCTCACGCTCGGCGCGGGCCTCCGCGAGCACGGCCGGAAACGGCTCCGGCGATCCGATGATCTGCTGATGCAGATGCGGCTGCGAGGCGCCCGACTCGCGCCCCTGATTCTTGCGGATTACAACCGAGCAAACGTCCGGATTATCCAACGCGAGGCGCATCACCCGCGCATCGGCTTGCATCAGATGAAGGAAATGACCGCCGCCGAGCGCGCCGGTAAACATCAGATCGGCCTGCGATCGCGGCGCGTCGATAAAATGACGCGGATCTTCGACGACGATGTACGACTCGTTGCGATTTCCGGTCAACTCCGCGGGAATGCGCGGGAAGAGGTTGTTGATCACGCGCACCACCCAGGTTGCGCCATCGGCAGTCTTCGCCCCGTTCCATTCGGGGATTTCATCCGCAGTCATCCGAAACAGCTCGCGCGGCGCGAGCCCTTCGTTGCCCGCACAGAAAGGACATGACTCGGTCGAGCGGCGAATAGCCTCAGCGCTGAGATGCGGGGTGTCGGGATCGGCGCTCTCGCGGCCGCCGAGCGTGAAGGCGAAGCTCTTGCCGCGAACATCGACAACGTATGAAATCACGCCGGTGATCGGATTCTTGATCCAGACCAGGGAACCATCGCGGATTTCGCATTCTATCGGCATCGGAGCGTGATAACCTTTAACAATTGCCGGCGCGCCATTTCAACGCCGGCTCGAAACCGTCGCGAGCCGGGGATCGCCTTGACTACGGCTCCCGGCTCCATTATCCCAAATGCTGAGGACGGGGAACCGGCGAAGCCGGGACAAATTGGGGTCTGGCGATCCGCATGCGCGGCCACCAGCCTTTTTTTTGGCTGCCATCGCTAATCGCCAGCGTCTCCGTGAATGATCAAAAATGCCGCAGATGAAGAAATACCTGTTCACGCCCGGGCCGGCTGCCGTACCGCCCGAGGTTTTGCTCGAGATGGCGCGTCCGATCATCCACCATCGCACGCCCGAGTTCAGTGCTGCGCTCGATCAGGCTCGCGATCGGATGAAACCTCTCTTCGGCACCTCGAGCGAGGTAATCCTGCTCGCGTCCACCGGCACCGGTGGGATGGAAGCGGCGGTGACGAATTTGCTGGCGCCGGGCGAACATGCGATCTACGTCAACGGCGGCAAATTCGGTGAGCGATGGGGCAAGTTGCTCGCCGCGTTCGGCATGATTGGGCACGAGGTGCGGGTTGAATGGGGCCGCGCCGCACGGCCCGGGCAAATCGAGGATGCGTTCAAGGCGTATCCCGAGTCGCGCGCCGTGCTGGTGCAGGCTAGCGAAACTTCCACTTGCGCGGTGCATCCGGTGGCCGAGATCGGCGAGGTCAGCCGCAAGCGCGGCGCGATGCTGATCGTCGATGGAATCACGTCGGTCGGGGTCTTCGAACAGAAGATGGACCAATGGGGCATTGACGCATTCGTCACGGGCAGCCAGAAGGCGCTCATGCTTCCGCCGGGTCTCGGAATGGTCGCGCTGTCGGCGCGCGCTTTGGACGTCGCGAAGAAAACCAGGACGCCGCGCTTCTATTTTGATTTGCTCAAAGAATTGAAGGCGCAGCGCGACGAGCATACCACCGCATGGACCGCGGCCGTGTCGCTGATCTGCGGGCTGAACAAATCACTTGAAATGATTCACGCCGAAGGTCTGCCGCAGGTTTACGCGCGTCACGCGCTGATGGCGCAGGCCACTCGCGACGCTGCCGCGGCGCTCGGGCTGAAACTGCTGTCGCCCGACAATCCGGCTCCGGGGGTCACCGGAATCCTGGTCCCCGAAGGTCTCGACGGCGGTAAACTGGTCAAGTTCCTGCGCGACAGCCTGGGCGTGTCGGTTCAGGGCGGCCAGGATCAGATGAAGGGCAAGCTCGTGCGCATCGGGCACATGGGTCATTTGAGCCCGTTCGACATGCTCATCGCGGTCGGCGCGCTCGAGATGGGACTTAAGCAGATTGGCGCAAACATTCAACTTGGCGCCGGCGTAGCCGCCGTTCAGGCACGCCTGGCACGGAGCATTTGAATCAACATGGCGGAAACTTTCCGTGTCCTTTTAAGCGACTCGCTTGCGGCGCAGGGGATCGAGGTCCTCAAGCGCTTTCCGCAGCTACAGTTCGACATCAAGACCGGCCTCAAGCCCGCGGAGTTGGCGAAAATAATCGCGCCCTACGACGCGCTGCTGATTCGCAGCGGCACCCGCGTCACCCGCGAAGTAATCGATGCCGCCACGTCGCTCAAAGTGATCGGGCGCGCGGGCGTTGGGGTCGACAACGTCGATATCGAAGCGGCAACGCGCCGCGGAATCGTCGTGATGAACAGCCCGACCGGCAACAGCGTCACGACCGCGGAGCACGCGATCACCATGATGATGGCGCTGGCTCGGCATATTCCAGCCGCCAACGCCTCGATCCGAGCCGGCAAATGGGAGCGCGGCAAATTCACCGGCGCCGAGATATGCAACAAAACGCTGGGCGTGGTCGGCCTCGGTAACATCGGCCGGATCGTCGCCGACCGCGCTCTTGGGCTCAAGATGAAAGTGATCGGCTATGATCCGATCCTGACGGCTGAGGCTGCCGCGCGCATCGGCGTTGCGCTTGTCAGCCTCGATGAGCTTTTTGCGAGCGCCGACTTCATCACCGTCCACACCCCCCTGACCGACGATACGAGGGGCCTGGTGGGCGCGGCGGCATTCGCAAAGATGAAGAAGGGCGTGCGAATAATCAACTGCGCCCGCGGTGGTATCGTCGATGAAGGCGCGCTCGCCGAGGCGCTGAAATCCGGCAAGGTCGCGGGCGCCGCGCTGGACGTGTTCGTCGAGGAACCACCTCCCGCCAACCATCCGCTGCTCCAGTTCGACAACGTGATCGCAACGCCGCACCTCGGCGCCGCCACCGACGAGGCGCAGGTCCAGGTCTCGGTCGATATCGCGCATCAAGTGGCCGACTTCCTGATCGAAGGCACCATTCGGCAGGCGGTTAACATCCCGGCGCTATCCACCAAGGAACTCGAAATACTGGGGCCTCATCTAAGGCTTGGCGAAAAACTGGGCAGACTTGCCGCGCAACTGATCACCGACGCGCCCACCGAGCTGACGCTGGCGTTTGGCGGTGAAGCCGCGAATCTCAAGCCCGACGCGATCACCGCCGCGGTTCTAAAGGGATTGATGAGCGGCTTCCTCGACGAGGATTTGAATTACGTCAACGCGCCGTTTATCGCTCGCGAACGCGGAATCAGGATTATCGAAACACGCTCGCGCGAAGTCACTGATTACGTCAACACCCTGACGCTCACGGTTCGTACCGGCGCCGGTGAGCACGAAGTCTCCGGCGCCGTGCTCGGAAATCGCGTGCTGCGCCTGACCGGGATCGACGGCTACCGCGTCGAGGCGGTGCCCGAGGGCTACTTTCTCATGCTGCATAATCGCGACGTTCCCGGAGTGGTCGGCGCGGTGGGCACGATGCTCGGGCAGGCGGGAATAAATATTGGCGGACTGGAGCTTGGCCGCGATCGCGTGGGTGGAACCGCGCTCAGCATTTTCGCGGTGGATGAACCCGTGCCGGGCGCCGTCCTCGATCGGCTCAAGACCCTGCCCGCAATTACAGCGGCGTCGCTGCTCAAGCTCTGAATTTATTTTGCGCGCGGGACATTTCAGCCCGACAGGTGCGCGCGCAGGCCGGCGAAAATGACGCCGGCCGGGGAAAAGACATGAAGACAGTGGCCGTGGTCGGCACGCAGTGGGGGGACGAGGGCAAGGGCAAAATCGTCGATATGCTCGCGGCCGACGCCGATGTGGTCGTCCGCTTCCAGGGCGGAAACAACGCGGCTCACACGCTGGTGGTCGGCGGCAAGAAATTTGTGCTGCGGCTGGTGCCCGCCGGCGCGCTCCATCCCGGCAAGGCTTGCGTAATCGGCAACGGCCTGGTCGTCAATCCGCTGGCATTGCTCGGCGAAATGGCAGACCTCAAGCGCAGCGGCCATCTCGCCGACGATAGTTTGCTCAAGATCAGTTACGAAGCGCACATGGTGATGCCGTATCATCTCGCGATCGATCTCGCTCGCGAGGCGCGCCTGGGCAAGCGCGCGATCGGCACGACCGGATTCGGAATCGGCCCGGCGTACGAAGACAAGATGGCTCGGGTGGGATTGCGCTTCGAAGATCTGCTCGATTTCAAATTTTTCGCGGAGAAACTCCGCCGCAATATCGTCGAGAAGAACGCGTACCTGAAAGCAATGCTCAAGGCCAAGCCGATCAAGGCCGACGAAACCATCGACGCGATGAA is part of the Candidatus Binatus sp. genome and harbors:
- a CDS encoding HNH endonuclease: MGKSRPPIPKELQLSIFRRDRWVCRWCNRPVIFAPVMRLIERDVRLARNGAPLSYYHAHWTRAGAPLLDELGAVIDHVEAYSTGGANSEDNLATACNKCNGRKSSASLKKWGGRVMRKPIKGKYGEPQHWDGLSGVFVILAQRDPVGLTASDRTWLKVFTKGLKVHSRGHACGVQ
- a CDS encoding IS1595 family transposase, producing the protein MAKGQRKAGSAKSEIVAALPKACADDLAAVEFFEARRWGVTGPCCPRCGDTDVYKMTDRKTGQRNRRYLWMCQGCKKQYTVRVGTVLEESLIPLRHWAYAFWAGAASKKGVSSMQIQRMTGLSYKSALFMMHRVRFAMAEDWKGQPKLSGIVETDETYVGGRPRNKQLRPGPRIGKGKKTPVVSLVERGGNIRSFVTVDVTAANVGRILAENVSRDSHLMTDSAAIYMRGPVTKPFARHGFTDHSRGQYAKPDGTHSNTVESSFSLLKRGIYGTFHNVSRKHLHRYVAEFDFRWNARKVDDGERLARAIRGAEGKRLRYKEPVATLPPAPIQGTPF
- a CDS encoding DNA methyltransferase, which gives rise to MNRLYYGDNLEVLRKEIKDESVDLIYLDPPFNSQATYNVLFKAPTGEQSHAQIEAFEDTWHWGESAERAFDEVMSSGNTAASELLRALRTSLHENDMMAYLAMMAIRLLELHRVLKATGSLYLHCDPTASHYLKMLLDGIFNVSNYRNEIIWKRRVGMSSAVHESNRFGICTDTILFYAKSDSAQFRPQYNLDDPDYQRYIEERFTMVDEKGEQFQPTSLVNPAFRPNLIYEYKGYKPPPNGWMITKEKMTQWDKEGKIYFPKHPGRRLRRKSYAKELKGMPIQNLWTDIPEINSQAQERLGYPTQKPIALLARIIEASSDPGDVVLDPFCGCGTAIHAAQKLKRQWIGIDVTHLAISLVEKRLKDAFPGITYEVHGTPKDLDGARDLAARDKYQFQWWAVSLVNAVPFGGKKKGADTGIDGLIYFKDFRDGKITTEKAVVSVKGGENVSVSMIRDLAHVVDREKAKMGLFITLAEPTDPMGKEALKEGYFETSTGGKYLKLQISTIKELLAGKRPDLPSPDPGQFAKAEVEAKEQGKLL
- a CDS encoding enoyl-CoA hydratase/isomerase family protein, which translates into the protein MITQGATDMAEEVLKVTRHPNYAVLTLNRPEKRNALNQPLIEALNNALAKFESDREIRALLLRSEGASFCSGIDLKEVAEASAPHNPTSLEAVFGRLERFPVPTIAAIQGAAITGGLELALHCDLRIASENARMGMTLGRVGLVVPYDFARKLIEVCGSANTAWILYSADLLDAEHGRRMNLVHEVVPDAKLGEAATRLAEKIADNAPLSLRAMKATVRRCMSESFDAWHADLLQMARSVRDSHDAREGVRAFLEKRKPAWKAE
- a CDS encoding alanine--glyoxylate aminotransferase family protein, with protein sequence MKKYLFTPGPAAVPPEVLLEMARPIIHHRTPEFSAALDQARDRMKPLFGTSSEVILLASTGTGGMEAAVTNLLAPGEHAIYVNGGKFGERWGKLLAAFGMIGHEVRVEWGRAARPGQIEDAFKAYPESRAVLVQASETSTCAVHPVAEIGEVSRKRGAMLIVDGITSVGVFEQKMDQWGIDAFVTGSQKALMLPPGLGMVALSARALDVAKKTRTPRFYFDLLKELKAQRDEHTTAWTAAVSLICGLNKSLEMIHAEGLPQVYARHALMAQATRDAAAALGLKLLSPDNPAPGVTGILVPEGLDGGKLVKFLRDSLGVSVQGGQDQMKGKLVRIGHMGHLSPFDMLIAVGALEMGLKQIGANIQLGAGVAAVQARLARSI
- the serA gene encoding phosphoglycerate dehydrogenase; the encoded protein is MAETFRVLLSDSLAAQGIEVLKRFPQLQFDIKTGLKPAELAKIIAPYDALLIRSGTRVTREVIDAATSLKVIGRAGVGVDNVDIEAATRRGIVVMNSPTGNSVTTAEHAITMMMALARHIPAANASIRAGKWERGKFTGAEICNKTLGVVGLGNIGRIVADRALGLKMKVIGYDPILTAEAAARIGVALVSLDELFASADFITVHTPLTDDTRGLVGAAAFAKMKKGVRIINCARGGIVDEGALAEALKSGKVAGAALDVFVEEPPPANHPLLQFDNVIATPHLGAATDEAQVQVSVDIAHQVADFLIEGTIRQAVNIPALSTKELEILGPHLRLGEKLGRLAAQLITDAPTELTLAFGGEAANLKPDAITAAVLKGLMSGFLDEDLNYVNAPFIARERGIRIIETRSREVTDYVNTLTLTVRTGAGEHEVSGAVLGNRVLRLTGIDGYRVEAVPEGYFLMLHNRDVPGVVGAVGTMLGQAGINIGGLELGRDRVGGTALSIFAVDEPVPGAVLDRLKTLPAITAASLLKL